A section of the Malus sylvestris chromosome 17, drMalSylv7.2, whole genome shotgun sequence genome encodes:
- the LOC126611644 gene encoding probable xyloglucan glycosyltransferase 5 isoform X2, with the protein MVPSLDFPRWWGKESTSRGNPVVVTMENRNYSVLEINGPDEVFRPVDKDRGKNAKQFTWVLLLKAHKAIGFVSWIGNIVWSLFVSIKKRLIFGTLETEKSGKGRILYRVIVVFLVMALAFLAFELMAHLKGWHLHIPQSLEIRGWLHSVYFSWLEFRAGYIAPAIQGLTNFCVALFLIQSTDRMLLCLGCFWIKFKKIKPKLKEVPLKSDDLEGPGCNYPKVLVQIPMCNEREVYEQSISAVCQLDWPKERLLIQVLDDSDDESIQWLIKGEVSKWNQRGVNIIYRHRLVRTGYKAGNLKSAMNCDYVKDYEFVAIFDADFQPNPDYLKLTVPHFKDNPELGLVQARWCFVNTDENLLTRLQNINLCFHFEVEQQVNGVFLNFFGFNGTAGVWRIKALEESGGWLERTTVEDMDIAVRAHLCGWKFIFLNDVKVLCELPESYEAYKKQQHRWHSGPMHLFRLCLPAIIRSKMKFWKKANLILLFFLLRKLILPFYSFTLFCIILPLTMFVPEAELSMWVICYVPVFMSFMNILPSLRSFPFIVPYLLFENTMSVTKFNAMVSGLFKLGSSYEWVVTKKAGRSSEPDLLELEERETKAMIHPQLYRGTSDSGLSELSKLKEQQEAAPKPPPVKKLNKIYKKELALAFLLLTAAVRSLLSAQGVHFYFLLFQGVSFLLVGLDLIGEQMS; encoded by the exons ATGGTACCAAGTCTAGATTTTCCAAGGTGGTGGGGAAAGGAGAGTACAAGCAGGGGAAATCCAGTGGTGGTAACCATGGAGAACCGTAATTACTCAGTGCTGGAGATAAACGGTCCAGATGAAGTTTTCAGGCCGGTTGATAAGGACAGAGGCAAAAATGCTAAGCAATTTACCTGGGTTTTGCTTCTCAAGGCCCATAAAGCAATTGGCTTTGTTTCTTGGATTGGAAACATTGTTTGGTCATTGtttgtttcaataaaaaaaagattgaTTTTTGGGACACTGGAGACTGAGAAATCTGGGAAAGGGAGGATTTTGTATAGGGTTATTGTGGTGTTCTTAGTGATGGCTTTAGCTTTTCTGGCTTTTGAATTGATGGCTCACTTGAAGGGATGGCATTTGCATATCCCACAAAGTTTGGAGATTAGAGGATGGCTTCATTCGGTTTACTTTTCGTGGTTGGAGTTCCGGGCTGGCTACATTGCTCCTGCAATTCAGGGTTTGACTAATTTCTGTGTTGCTCTCTTCTTAATCCAGTCCACCGACCGGATGCTGCTGTGTTTAGGTTGCTTCTGGATCAAGTTTAAGAAGATTAAGCCAAAACTTAAAGAGGTTCCATTGAAATCAGATGATTTGGAAGGTCCAGGATGCAATTATCCGAAAGTTCTTGTTCAAATTCCTATGTGCAATGAAAGAGAG GTGTATGAACAATCTATTTCAGCAGTCTGCCAACTTGATTGGCCGAAAGAACGGTTGCTGATTCAAGTTCTAGATGACTCAGATGATGAGAGCATACAGTGGTTGATTAAGGGGGAGGTTTCCAAGTGGAACCAAAGGGGTGTCAATATTATCTACCGGCATCGTTTGGTTAGAACCGGTTACAAAGCTGGAAATCTCAAGTCTGCTATGAATTGTGATTATGTGAAGGACTATGAGTTTGTTGCAATCTTTGATGCCGATTTCCAGCCAAACCCTGACTACCTCAAGCTCACAGTTCCCCATTTTAAG GACAATCCTGAGCTCGGGTTGGTTCAGGCTAGGTGGTGTTTTGTTAACACGGATGAGAACTTGTTGACACGCCTCCAGAACATCAATTTGTGCTTCCACTTTGAGGTTGAACAGCAGGTTAATGGGGTTTTCCTCAATTTCTTTGGTTTCAATGGTACTGCTGGAGTTTGGAGAATCAAGGCACTTGAAGAATCTGGAGGCTGGCTGGAGCGTACAACAGTAGAAGACATGGATATAGCAGTTCGTGCCCATCTTTGTGGTTGGAAATTCATATTCCTCAATGATGTCAAG GTTCTTTGTGAGCTTCCGGAGTCTTATGAAGCttacaaaaagcaacaacatcGTTGGCATTCTGGTCCGATGCATCTTTTCCGTTTGTGCCTTCCAGCAATCATTCGTTCCAAG ATGAAGTTCTGGAAGAAAGCAAATTTGATACTACTATTCTTTCTTCTTAGGAAGTTAATTCTCCCATTTTATTCTTTCACGTTGTTCTGCATAATTCTTCCCCTGACAATGTTTGTCCCGGAAGCTGAGCTTTCCATGTGGGTTATCTGCTATGTGCCTGTATTTATGTCATTCATGAACATTCTTCCTTCCCTTAGATCTTTCCCCTTCATTGTCCCTTACCTCCTGTTTGAAAACACCATGTCCGTGACCAAATTCAACGCTATGGTTTCCGGTTTGTTCAAGTTGGGGAGCTCCTACGAATGGGTTGTTACCAAGAAGGCTGGTCGGTCATCAGAGCCCGACCTGCTAGAACTAGAGGAGAGGGAAACAAAGGCCATGATTCACCCCCAACTGTACCGAGGAACATCCGATAGCGGTCTCTCTGAGCTCAGCAAATTAAAAGAGCAACAAGAAGCTGCTCCCAAACCTCCTCCTGTGAAGAAATTgaacaagatatacaagaaagaGCTAGCTCTGGCATTTTTACTGCTCACTGCTGCAGTCAGGAGCCTCCTATCAGCACAAGGAGTACACTTTTACTTCCTACTATTCCAAGGTGTCTCATTTTTACTGGTGGGTCTTGATCTAATTGGTGAGCAGATGAGCTAA
- the LOC126611644 gene encoding probable xyloglucan glycosyltransferase 5 isoform X1, producing MLKKHFPTKNSKSLKLGSKIMVPSLDFPRWWGKESTSRGNPVVVTMENRNYSVLEINGPDEVFRPVDKDRGKNAKQFTWVLLLKAHKAIGFVSWIGNIVWSLFVSIKKRLIFGTLETEKSGKGRILYRVIVVFLVMALAFLAFELMAHLKGWHLHIPQSLEIRGWLHSVYFSWLEFRAGYIAPAIQGLTNFCVALFLIQSTDRMLLCLGCFWIKFKKIKPKLKEVPLKSDDLEGPGCNYPKVLVQIPMCNEREVYEQSISAVCQLDWPKERLLIQVLDDSDDESIQWLIKGEVSKWNQRGVNIIYRHRLVRTGYKAGNLKSAMNCDYVKDYEFVAIFDADFQPNPDYLKLTVPHFKDNPELGLVQARWCFVNTDENLLTRLQNINLCFHFEVEQQVNGVFLNFFGFNGTAGVWRIKALEESGGWLERTTVEDMDIAVRAHLCGWKFIFLNDVKVLCELPESYEAYKKQQHRWHSGPMHLFRLCLPAIIRSKMKFWKKANLILLFFLLRKLILPFYSFTLFCIILPLTMFVPEAELSMWVICYVPVFMSFMNILPSLRSFPFIVPYLLFENTMSVTKFNAMVSGLFKLGSSYEWVVTKKAGRSSEPDLLELEERETKAMIHPQLYRGTSDSGLSELSKLKEQQEAAPKPPPVKKLNKIYKKELALAFLLLTAAVRSLLSAQGVHFYFLLFQGVSFLLVGLDLIGEQMS from the exons ATGCTGAAAAAACATTTCCCTACAAAG AACAGTAAAAGCTTGAAGCTTGGGAGCAAAATAATGGTACCAAGTCTAGATTTTCCAAGGTGGTGGGGAAAGGAGAGTACAAGCAGGGGAAATCCAGTGGTGGTAACCATGGAGAACCGTAATTACTCAGTGCTGGAGATAAACGGTCCAGATGAAGTTTTCAGGCCGGTTGATAAGGACAGAGGCAAAAATGCTAAGCAATTTACCTGGGTTTTGCTTCTCAAGGCCCATAAAGCAATTGGCTTTGTTTCTTGGATTGGAAACATTGTTTGGTCATTGtttgtttcaataaaaaaaagattgaTTTTTGGGACACTGGAGACTGAGAAATCTGGGAAAGGGAGGATTTTGTATAGGGTTATTGTGGTGTTCTTAGTGATGGCTTTAGCTTTTCTGGCTTTTGAATTGATGGCTCACTTGAAGGGATGGCATTTGCATATCCCACAAAGTTTGGAGATTAGAGGATGGCTTCATTCGGTTTACTTTTCGTGGTTGGAGTTCCGGGCTGGCTACATTGCTCCTGCAATTCAGGGTTTGACTAATTTCTGTGTTGCTCTCTTCTTAATCCAGTCCACCGACCGGATGCTGCTGTGTTTAGGTTGCTTCTGGATCAAGTTTAAGAAGATTAAGCCAAAACTTAAAGAGGTTCCATTGAAATCAGATGATTTGGAAGGTCCAGGATGCAATTATCCGAAAGTTCTTGTTCAAATTCCTATGTGCAATGAAAGAGAG GTGTATGAACAATCTATTTCAGCAGTCTGCCAACTTGATTGGCCGAAAGAACGGTTGCTGATTCAAGTTCTAGATGACTCAGATGATGAGAGCATACAGTGGTTGATTAAGGGGGAGGTTTCCAAGTGGAACCAAAGGGGTGTCAATATTATCTACCGGCATCGTTTGGTTAGAACCGGTTACAAAGCTGGAAATCTCAAGTCTGCTATGAATTGTGATTATGTGAAGGACTATGAGTTTGTTGCAATCTTTGATGCCGATTTCCAGCCAAACCCTGACTACCTCAAGCTCACAGTTCCCCATTTTAAG GACAATCCTGAGCTCGGGTTGGTTCAGGCTAGGTGGTGTTTTGTTAACACGGATGAGAACTTGTTGACACGCCTCCAGAACATCAATTTGTGCTTCCACTTTGAGGTTGAACAGCAGGTTAATGGGGTTTTCCTCAATTTCTTTGGTTTCAATGGTACTGCTGGAGTTTGGAGAATCAAGGCACTTGAAGAATCTGGAGGCTGGCTGGAGCGTACAACAGTAGAAGACATGGATATAGCAGTTCGTGCCCATCTTTGTGGTTGGAAATTCATATTCCTCAATGATGTCAAG GTTCTTTGTGAGCTTCCGGAGTCTTATGAAGCttacaaaaagcaacaacatcGTTGGCATTCTGGTCCGATGCATCTTTTCCGTTTGTGCCTTCCAGCAATCATTCGTTCCAAG ATGAAGTTCTGGAAGAAAGCAAATTTGATACTACTATTCTTTCTTCTTAGGAAGTTAATTCTCCCATTTTATTCTTTCACGTTGTTCTGCATAATTCTTCCCCTGACAATGTTTGTCCCGGAAGCTGAGCTTTCCATGTGGGTTATCTGCTATGTGCCTGTATTTATGTCATTCATGAACATTCTTCCTTCCCTTAGATCTTTCCCCTTCATTGTCCCTTACCTCCTGTTTGAAAACACCATGTCCGTGACCAAATTCAACGCTATGGTTTCCGGTTTGTTCAAGTTGGGGAGCTCCTACGAATGGGTTGTTACCAAGAAGGCTGGTCGGTCATCAGAGCCCGACCTGCTAGAACTAGAGGAGAGGGAAACAAAGGCCATGATTCACCCCCAACTGTACCGAGGAACATCCGATAGCGGTCTCTCTGAGCTCAGCAAATTAAAAGAGCAACAAGAAGCTGCTCCCAAACCTCCTCCTGTGAAGAAATTgaacaagatatacaagaaagaGCTAGCTCTGGCATTTTTACTGCTCACTGCTGCAGTCAGGAGCCTCCTATCAGCACAAGGAGTACACTTTTACTTCCTACTATTCCAAGGTGTCTCATTTTTACTGGTGGGTCTTGATCTAATTGGTGAGCAGATGAGCTAA